The stretch of DNA ACTGGTGCCCTCGACCTCCGACGGTTGCACGTAGATTGCACAGTGGCGCATGAGCTGAGCGAACTCGTCGTCGAAGCGGTAGCCGGCGAAGAGGACGCGCTCGTCGGCCTGCGCGCGCAAGCGCTCGACGTACGGCCGATCGTAGGGATTGTCGCCGACGATCACCAGCCTCCGCTCGGTGCGGAGGTCACGGAAGGCCTCGACCAGGTGGTGGACGCCCTTCTCCGGGGTGAGTCGGCCGACGAAGAGCAAGTAGCCGTTCTCTTGG from Candidatus Krumholzibacteriia bacterium encodes:
- a CDS encoding glycosyltransferase family 4 protein, which codes for QENGYLLFVGRLTPEKGVHHLVEAFRDLRTERRLVIVGDNPYDRPYVERLRAQADERVLFAGYRFDDEFAQLMRHCAIYVQPSEVEGTSPVLLTAMGYGRPVIVQGIPENLETIGDAGLAFAPGRVDELGSHLQRLLDDPEEARAWGTAAEARVREVYDWDDISRRFATVCARAESAF